A window of the Sphingobium sp. CAP-1 genome harbors these coding sequences:
- a CDS encoding DNA methyltransferase, which yields MRLGWDEIKRRAKAFSEGWKNAHYERGQTQTFYNEFFEIFGIKRKQVAVYEQRVKLLNNRHGFIDLFWPGTLLVEQKSVSLDLGRAQVQALDYVEGIHPTQQPRWVLSCDFQTWVLLDLETRTELKFRLADLHKHIAAFDFMLGRKVSFETQAGVTIKAAELMGKLHDALEESGYVGHDLEQLLVRLLFCLFADDTGIFQPKDIFLQLVENDTKPDGSDVGRVLNDLFDVLDTPENVRQSTLQAELNAFPYVNGRLFSARVRTPHFTQAMRDHLLDAARHDWSGVSPAIFGSLFQSVMDAKERRAKGAHYTTEANILKVIGPLFLDDLKSELAAIITRKTGRDRALTEFQHKLAGLTFLDPACGCGNFLVIAYREIRQLELEALKAQYGDQQIDAALLSRVTVDQFYGIEYEEFPAKIAEVAMWMMDHIANNAINEAFRLNYARIPLKDSAHILHGDALEADWADLLPPERCSYIMGNPPFIGAKYQSEFQRAQVRRIARLGGSGGTLDYVAAWFIKAGQYVRPTYLIENGRGPYDNGSFVSYHTETRSNNIRIAFVSTNSITQGEQVAQLWPLLFDRHGLEIAFAHRTFNWFSEAKGKAHVHVVIIGLAHRDHEPAEKRLFSYPDIKADPVESRHAALTAYLFDAKGVANRHLVVKEESRPINGAERIITGSQPIDGGNYIFDALTRQIFIEQEPAAERFMRPYLAADDFINGGNRWVLSFRGASPSELKAMPAVLERIRRVRDFRLASSRKSTLKASETPSEFGMSVIPTRPFLVVPKVSSERREYVPMGYVTPPTIPSDLVFLLNEANLYDFAILTSRAHMAWLAHMGGRLKSDFRYSIGLVYNTFPWPDATPAQSAKIEVLAQAVLDARAAYPTSSLADLYDPDTMPADLRRAHAALDRAVDRLYRTAAFETDRDRVEHLFGRYEALVNPLERLGTAKNRRVARKAEGKA from the coding sequence ATGCGTTTAGGCTGGGATGAAATAAAGCGGCGCGCCAAGGCGTTCAGCGAAGGGTGGAAGAATGCGCATTATGAGCGCGGCCAGACCCAGACATTTTACAATGAATTTTTCGAGATTTTCGGCATCAAGCGCAAGCAGGTTGCGGTCTATGAACAGCGGGTAAAGCTGCTGAACAATCGACATGGCTTCATTGATCTGTTCTGGCCCGGCACGTTGCTGGTTGAACAGAAAAGCGTCAGTCTCGACCTTGGCCGGGCGCAGGTGCAGGCGCTGGATTATGTGGAGGGCATTCATCCGACGCAGCAACCGCGCTGGGTGCTTTCGTGTGATTTCCAGACTTGGGTGCTGCTGGACCTTGAAACTCGCACCGAATTGAAATTCCGGCTGGCCGATCTGCACAAACATATCGCGGCATTTGATTTCATGCTGGGCCGCAAGGTCAGTTTTGAAACGCAGGCAGGCGTCACCATCAAGGCGGCGGAACTAATGGGCAAGTTGCACGACGCGCTGGAGGAATCGGGCTATGTCGGGCATGATCTGGAGCAATTGCTGGTCCGCCTGCTATTCTGCCTGTTTGCCGATGACACTGGTATATTCCAGCCCAAAGACATTTTCCTCCAACTTGTGGAGAATGATACCAAGCCCGATGGCAGCGACGTTGGGCGCGTTCTCAATGACCTGTTTGACGTTCTAGACACGCCCGAAAATGTGCGCCAATCGACCCTGCAAGCCGAACTGAACGCCTTTCCCTATGTGAATGGACGGCTATTCTCAGCACGCGTCCGCACCCCGCATTTTACCCAAGCCATGCGCGATCATCTGCTGGACGCGGCGCGACATGACTGGTCCGGCGTATCGCCCGCCATTTTCGGCTCGCTGTTCCAGTCGGTCATGGACGCCAAGGAGCGCCGCGCCAAGGGCGCACATTACACGACTGAGGCCAATATTCTGAAAGTTATAGGCCCGCTGTTTCTGGATGACCTGAAATCGGAACTGGCCGCGATCATAACGCGAAAGACCGGCAGGGACCGGGCGTTGACCGAGTTTCAGCACAAGTTGGCGGGGCTGACATTCCTTGACCCGGCGTGCGGGTGCGGAAATTTTCTGGTCATCGCCTATCGCGAAATCCGTCAGTTGGAACTGGAGGCGCTCAAAGCCCAATATGGCGACCAGCAAATTGATGCGGCGTTGCTGTCGCGCGTTACGGTCGATCAATTTTACGGCATTGAATATGAGGAATTTCCGGCAAAGATTGCCGAAGTGGCCATGTGGATGATGGACCATATCGCCAACAATGCGATCAATGAGGCGTTCCGGCTCAACTATGCTCGCATCCCGTTGAAGGATTCTGCCCATATCCTCCACGGCGACGCGCTGGAGGCGGACTGGGCCGATTTGCTGCCCCCGGAGCGGTGCAGCTATATCATGGGCAACCCGCCGTTCATTGGCGCGAAATATCAGAGCGAGTTTCAACGGGCGCAAGTGCGGCGGATTGCGCGGCTGGGCGGCAGTGGTGGCACGCTGGATTATGTTGCGGCATGGTTCATAAAGGCGGGACAATACGTTCGTCCGACCTATTTAATCGAAAATGGACGTGGACCCTATGATAATGGCTCTTTCGTTTCTTACCATACAGAAACCCGCTCGAATAATATCCGCATCGCGTTCGTCTCCACCAATTCAATTACGCAGGGCGAGCAGGTGGCGCAACTATGGCCGCTCTTGTTCGATCGGCACGGGCTGGAAATCGCCTTTGCCCATCGCACCTTCAACTGGTTCAGCGAAGCCAAGGGCAAGGCGCATGTGCATGTCGTCATCATAGGGTTGGCGCACCGAGACCATGAACCGGCGGAAAAACGACTGTTCAGCTACCCCGACATCAAGGCCGATCCGGTGGAAAGCCGCCATGCCGCGCTGACCGCGTATCTGTTCGATGCCAAGGGGGTGGCGAACCGGCATCTTGTGGTGAAGGAGGAAAGCAGACCGATCAATGGGGCTGAAAGGATCATAACCGGAAGCCAGCCAATTGACGGAGGCAACTATATTTTTGATGCATTAACGCGGCAGATTTTTATTGAACAGGAACCCGCTGCTGAACGATTCATGCGCCCATACTTAGCTGCCGACGACTTCATAAACGGCGGGAATAGATGGGTTCTTTCATTTCGTGGGGCTTCACCTTCTGAATTGAAAGCAATGCCAGCCGTTTTAGAACGCATACGGCGGGTAAGGGACTTCCGGCTGGCAAGTAGTCGCAAAAGCACACTGAAGGCATCCGAAACACCTAGTGAGTTTGGGATGTCTGTAATTCCAACGCGACCTTTTCTTGTTGTGCCGAAAGTTAGTTCGGAAAGGCGTGAATATGTCCCGATGGGCTATGTTACACCACCAACGATCCCTAGCGATTTGGTTTTTCTGCTAAATGAAGCAAATCTCTATGACTTTGCCATCCTGACCAGCCGCGCCCACATGGCGTGGCTTGCCCATATGGGCGGACGCCTCAAAAGCGATTTTCGCTATTCCATCGGCCTCGTCTACAACACCTTCCCATGGCCTGACGCCACGCCCGCGCAAAGCGCGAAGATCGAGGTGCTGGCGCAGGCGGTGCTGGATGCGCGCGCCGCCTATCCCACATCCAGCTTGGCGGATTTGTATGACCCGGACACCATGCCCGCTGATCTGCGCCGCGCCCATGCCGCGCTGGATCGCGCGGTTGACCGCCTGTATCGCACTGCCGCCTTTGAAACCGACCGCGATCGCGTGGAGCATCTGTTCGGCCGTTATGAGGCGCTTGTAAATCCGCTGGAACGGCTGGGCACGGCCAAGAACCGTCGCGTGGCGCGCAAAGCGGAGGGCAAGGCGTAG
- a CDS encoding tyrosine-type recombinase/integrase, with protein sequence MALTDVTIRNAKPGAKAIKLADGGGMFLLLTPAGGKLWRLKYRMDGSEKLLAMGAYPEIGLGEARRRREEARELIALGKDPSREKQREKVRARIQAADTFKAICDEFCEKRRRDGQKGWAPATATRSEYLLSLVCGSIGKLPIGEIEPADVLTAIRRIEGKGRLESARRSLQLAGAVFRYAVATARLASDPTRDLRGALTAPTVTHYGAITDAKKAGELLRAIDDYEGSGITKLALQIAPHVFVRPGELRHAEWSEIDLDGALWIIPAGKMKMRKAHHVPLSRQAVALFREVQAVTGPNGYVFPSVRTRTRPMSENTINAGLRRLGYASDEMTAHGFRAMASTLLNESGKWNPDAIERGLAHADTDKVRAAYHRGAHWKERVDMAQWWSDYLDQLRKGADILSFPERVTG encoded by the coding sequence GTGGCTCTGACCGATGTAACCATCCGCAACGCGAAGCCGGGCGCGAAAGCCATCAAGCTGGCGGACGGGGGCGGCATGTTCCTGCTGCTTACTCCGGCGGGCGGCAAGCTATGGCGGCTGAAATATCGCATGGATGGCAGCGAGAAACTGCTGGCCATGGGAGCCTATCCCGAAATCGGGCTTGGAGAAGCGCGCAGGCGTCGGGAGGAGGCGCGCGAACTGATCGCCCTTGGCAAAGACCCGTCGCGGGAGAAGCAACGCGAAAAGGTCCGGGCACGGATACAGGCCGCCGACACGTTCAAGGCAATCTGCGATGAATTTTGCGAGAAGCGCAGGCGCGACGGTCAAAAGGGCTGGGCACCCGCGACCGCCACCCGCAGCGAATATCTGCTGTCTCTGGTCTGCGGGTCGATCGGAAAACTGCCTATTGGCGAGATTGAACCCGCCGACGTGCTGACCGCTATCCGCAGGATCGAAGGCAAGGGGAGGCTGGAAAGCGCCCGGCGCAGCCTGCAACTGGCCGGGGCCGTTTTCCGTTATGCCGTGGCGACGGCGCGGCTGGCGTCGGACCCGACCCGCGATCTGCGGGGCGCACTGACTGCCCCGACCGTCACCCACTATGGCGCGATCACGGATGCAAAGAAGGCTGGCGAGTTGCTGCGCGCCATTGATGACTATGAAGGGAGCGGGATCACCAAGCTGGCCTTGCAGATTGCCCCCCATGTTTTCGTGCGCCCCGGCGAACTGCGCCATGCAGAATGGAGCGAAATCGATCTGGACGGCGCGCTCTGGATTATTCCGGCAGGCAAGATGAAAATGCGTAAAGCACATCATGTCCCGCTTTCCCGGCAAGCCGTCGCCCTGTTCCGCGAAGTGCAAGCCGTTACCGGGCCAAATGGCTATGTGTTCCCTTCCGTTCGCACCCGGACCCGTCCGATGAGTGAAAACACCATCAATGCCGGATTGCGGCGGCTGGGCTATGCCAGCGACGAAATGACGGCGCACGGCTTCCGTGCCATGGCCTCCACGCTGCTGAACGAAAGCGGCAAGTGGAACCCGGACGCTATCGAACGCGGGCTTGCCCATGCCGACACTGACAAGGTGCGGGCCGCCTATCATCGCGGGGCGCACTGGAAAGAGCGGGTCGATATGGCGCAATGGTGGTCGGACTATCTCGACCAGTTGCGGAAGGGAGCGGACATTCTGTCCTTCCCTGAAAGAGTAACCGGATGA
- a CDS encoding sugar kinase, producing MGMTKATITVIGEAMLELSRGDGDGWNLRYGGDVINTAVHLARAGDRVRLASALGTDPMSAQLCAQWQAEGVDTSLVIAAQDRLPGLYAIETDAAGERSFHYWRSEAAARRMFALPQSAGMVAQAAQSDLLYFSLITLAILPDEGREALLALCEQVRANGGRIAFDGNYRPRLWSDSATACHWRDRAIALCDIGLPTLADEVEMGEADDAADAAARWGAGEGREIVVKLGGDGCLIDGRIVPIPQQLTVIDSSGAGDAFNGGYLHARLAGANPGDAALAGHRLAGWNIGRRGAIPARDADAPY from the coding sequence ATGGGCATGACGAAGGCGACGATCACGGTCATTGGCGAAGCGATGCTGGAACTCAGTCGCGGGGACGGCGATGGCTGGAACCTGCGCTATGGCGGCGATGTCATCAACACCGCCGTCCATTTGGCCCGCGCAGGGGATCGGGTTCGCCTTGCCAGCGCACTCGGCACCGATCCGATGAGCGCGCAACTGTGCGCCCAATGGCAAGCGGAGGGCGTCGATACGTCGCTGGTGATTGCGGCGCAGGACCGTCTGCCCGGCCTGTATGCGATCGAGACGGATGCGGCCGGCGAACGCAGCTTTCACTATTGGCGCAGCGAAGCGGCCGCACGCCGCATGTTCGCCTTGCCGCAAAGCGCGGGGATGGTCGCGCAGGCGGCGCAGTCGGACCTGCTCTATTTCTCGCTCATCACCCTCGCCATCCTGCCGGATGAAGGGCGGGAAGCGCTGTTGGCCCTGTGCGAGCAGGTGCGGGCGAATGGGGGGCGGATCGCCTTTGACGGCAATTATCGTCCGCGTCTGTGGAGCGACAGCGCGACCGCCTGCCACTGGCGCGATCGCGCCATCGCGCTCTGCGACATCGGCCTGCCGACGCTGGCGGACGAGGTTGAAATGGGCGAAGCCGATGACGCCGCCGATGCCGCGGCGCGCTGGGGCGCGGGCGAGGGGCGGGAGATCGTCGTGAAACTGGGCGGTGACGGCTGTCTGATCGATGGCCGGATCGTGCCCATCCCGCAGCAACTGACCGTGATTGATTCGAGCGGTGCGGGCGACGCCTTCAACGGCGGCTATCTCCATGCGCGTCTGGCCGGGGCCAATCCTGGCGACGCCGCTCTGGCGGGGCATCGTCTGGCCGGTTGGAATATCGGCCGTCGCGGTGCCATCCCGGCGAGGGATGCCGACGCTCCCTATTAA
- a CDS encoding alpha/beta fold hydrolase, with amino-acid sequence MDTPTAPTPTSHFYTSLRTRLHYLDWGNPSAPTLILVHGGFDHARSWDWTARALARDYHVIAPDLRGHGDSGWSKDGAYMMSNFVYDLALLVDLLDRSPVTIVGHSLGGAISLRYAGLFPEKLRRIVAIEGLGLSPDRLKQKAELSEIDIWRDWIDSRRASARRAPRRYATIEAAVGRMRERNEHLSVEQALHLTSYGVNRNEDGSYSWKFDPYLNAMAPQAGADTELPEFWRRITCPTLLCLGSDSWASNPAKDGRIRHFPDARLVEFADAGHWLHHDQFDRFIGELHPFLSGETRDSRTITGL; translated from the coding sequence ATGGATACGCCGACCGCGCCTACCCCGACATCGCATTTCTACACGTCGCTGCGGACCCGGCTCCATTATCTCGACTGGGGCAATCCGTCGGCGCCCACGCTGATCCTGGTGCACGGCGGGTTCGACCATGCCCGTAGCTGGGACTGGACCGCGCGGGCGCTGGCGCGGGACTATCATGTCATCGCGCCCGATCTGCGCGGCCATGGCGATAGCGGCTGGTCCAAAGACGGCGCCTATATGATGAGCAATTTCGTCTATGATCTGGCGCTGCTGGTCGACCTGCTCGACCGGTCGCCGGTGACGATCGTGGGCCATTCACTGGGCGGGGCGATCAGCCTGCGCTATGCCGGACTATTCCCTGAAAAGCTGCGCCGGATCGTCGCGATCGAGGGGCTGGGCCTGTCGCCCGATCGGTTGAAGCAGAAGGCGGAGCTGTCCGAGATCGACATCTGGCGCGACTGGATCGACTCGCGCCGTGCCAGCGCGCGGCGCGCACCGCGCCGCTATGCCACGATCGAGGCGGCGGTCGGGCGGATGCGCGAACGTAACGAGCATCTGTCGGTCGAACAGGCGCTGCACCTGACCAGCTATGGCGTCAACCGCAACGAGGATGGCAGCTATAGCTGGAAATTCGACCCCTATCTCAATGCCATGGCACCACAGGCTGGAGCGGACACGGAATTGCCCGAATTCTGGCGGCGGATCACCTGCCCAACGCTGCTGTGCCTGGGCAGCGATAGCTGGGCGTCCAACCCCGCAAAGGACGGACGCATCCGCCATTTCCCGGACGCCCGACTGGTCGAGTTCGCCGACGCCGGCCATTGGCTGCACCATGACCAGTTCGATCGCTTCATCGGCGAACTGCACCCCTTCCTAAGCGGTGAAACCCGCGACAGCCGAACGATAACCGGCCTTTAG
- a CDS encoding NAD(P)H-dependent flavin oxidoreductase has product MTLPALLQDRLALPLIGSPMFIISRPELVIAQCRAGIVGAFPSLNARPSGMFETWLQQLQAELTDADAPFAVNLIVHRTNSRLEEDLALCVKYKVPIVITSLGAREDVNQAIHSYGGIVLHDIINDRFARKAIEKGADGLIAVAAGAGGHAGILSPFALVQEIRQWFDGPLALSGSIATGRAIAAARMMGADLAYMGSPFIATTEANADAAYKQMIVDSHADDIVYSDVFTGVSGNYLRPSIVASGLDPDALPKAKDMDFASMTGGEKKAWRDVWGCGQGIGAIDKVQPAADFIADLKAGYRSAVAGFTA; this is encoded by the coding sequence ATGACGTTGCCGGCCTTGCTTCAGGATCGTTTGGCGCTGCCGCTGATCGGATCGCCGATGTTCATTATTTCGCGGCCGGAACTGGTCATCGCCCAGTGCCGGGCGGGCATCGTTGGCGCCTTCCCCTCGCTCAACGCCCGGCCGTCGGGCATGTTCGAGACATGGTTGCAACAATTGCAGGCCGAACTGACCGATGCCGACGCGCCCTTCGCCGTCAACCTGATCGTCCATCGGACCAATAGCCGGCTGGAGGAGGATCTGGCGCTGTGCGTCAAATATAAGGTGCCGATCGTCATTACCTCGCTCGGTGCGCGGGAGGATGTGAATCAGGCGATCCACAGCTATGGCGGCATCGTCCTGCACGACATCATCAATGATCGCTTCGCCCGCAAGGCGATCGAAAAGGGCGCGGACGGCCTCATCGCCGTGGCGGCGGGGGCGGGCGGCCATGCCGGCATATTGTCGCCGTTCGCGCTGGTGCAGGAAATCCGCCAGTGGTTCGACGGACCGCTCGCTCTGTCCGGCTCGATCGCGACCGGCCGGGCGATCGCGGCGGCGCGGATGATGGGCGCGGACCTCGCCTATATGGGGTCGCCTTTCATTGCCACGACCGAAGCCAATGCCGACGCCGCCTATAAGCAGATGATCGTGGACAGCCATGCTGACGACATCGTCTATTCCGACGTTTTTACCGGCGTATCGGGCAATTATCTGCGCCCCAGCATCGTCGCTTCCGGCCTTGATCCCGACGCGCTGCCCAAGGCGAAGGACATGGATTTCGCCAGCATGACCGGCGGCGAGAAAAAGGCGTGGCGCGATGTCTGGGGCTGCGGTCAGGGCATCGGCGCGATCGACAAGGTGCAGCCCGCCGCCGATTTCATCGCCGACCTAAAGGCCGGTTATCGTTCGGCTGTCGCGGGTTTCACCGCTTAG
- a CDS encoding DUF2794 domain-containing protein, whose protein sequence is MTNVTPFPNQGSGPGGGQVGFDRLELQRIMDLYGRMVSAGHWRDYAMDMGREAAIFSAFRRTAERPEYRIEKRPALRHRQGMWALVGESGQILKRGQELQGVLAPVERKLLRIVED, encoded by the coding sequence ATGACCAACGTCACGCCGTTTCCGAACCAGGGGAGCGGGCCGGGGGGCGGCCAGGTCGGGTTCGACCGGCTGGAATTGCAGCGGATCATGGACCTGTACGGCCGTATGGTGTCGGCCGGTCATTGGCGCGACTATGCGATGGACATGGGCCGCGAAGCCGCGATCTTCAGCGCCTTTCGCCGCACCGCCGAACGTCCCGAATATCGCATCGAAAAACGCCCCGCCTTGCGTCACCGTCAGGGCATGTGGGCGCTGGTCGGCGAAAGCGGCCAGATCTTGAAGCGCGGTCAGGAATTACAGGGCGTACTGGCACCGGTGGAACGGAAATTGCTGCGGATCGTGGAGGATTGA
- the epsC gene encoding serine O-acetyltransferase EpsC, producing the protein MVRNLIAYLDSVKSRDPAPRSRAEILLYPGVWSLAFHRVAHRLYRVRLFFLARAVNHLSRFLTGNDIHPGAKIGKRFFIDHGFTVIGETAEIGDDVTLYQNVTLGGTDPANGIAGKRHPTLHNGVIVGSGAQVLGPIQVGARARVGANAVVTKDVAEGATMVGIPARAMLVDVTAYQRDFVPYGTPCSDCFDPEKQKLEMLQCEVEQLQKRLAELMAERQRPVFPDEDAPLFRERDRA; encoded by the coding sequence ATGGTGCGCAACCTCATTGCCTATCTGGATTCGGTCAAGAGTCGCGATCCCGCGCCGCGATCCCGCGCGGAAATCCTGCTCTATCCCGGCGTCTGGTCGCTGGCCTTTCACCGCGTGGCGCATCGCCTCTATCGTGTGCGGCTGTTCTTCCTCGCGCGCGCGGTCAATCATCTCTCGCGCTTCCTGACCGGCAACGACATCCATCCCGGCGCGAAGATCGGCAAGCGCTTCTTCATCGATCATGGTTTCACCGTGATCGGCGAGACGGCGGAGATTGGCGACGATGTCACCCTTTATCAGAATGTGACGCTGGGCGGCACGGACCCGGCCAACGGGATCGCGGGCAAGCGCCATCCCACCTTGCATAATGGCGTGATCGTCGGATCGGGCGCGCAGGTGCTGGGGCCGATTCAGGTCGGCGCCCGCGCGCGCGTCGGCGCCAATGCCGTCGTGACCAAGGATGTGGCCGAAGGCGCGACCATGGTCGGCATTCCGGCGCGGGCGATGCTGGTCGATGTCACCGCCTATCAGCGCGACTTCGTGCCCTATGGCACGCCCTGTTCCGATTGTTTCGACCCGGAAAAGCAGAAGCTGGAAATGCTCCAGTGCGAGGTCGAACAGTTGCAGAAGCGTCTCGCCGAACTGATGGCGGAACGGCAAAGGCCGGTTTTCCCGGATGAGGACGCGCCGTTGTTCCGGGAGCGTGACCGGGCCTGA
- a CDS encoding sulfite exporter TauE/SafE family protein, translated as MIDMFLANFGDIWPFILVGFGAQIIDGALGMAYGVISSTLLLTLGVPPSRASASVHVAETFTTGVSAISHILHRNVDWKLFAKLIIPGVIGGVTGAYVLSNIDGAVIKPFVQAYLAAIGVYLIWRGFHLPPKPRDPKWVGPLGLVGGFMDASGGGGWGPIVTSNLLIQGSSPRHTIGTVNTVEFILTTAISLTFLFHLGWQTFTTYTVGLLVGGVVAAPFGAMLARHVAPRILFTAVGIILTLTSLFGVAKYLGYIG; from the coding sequence ATGATCGACATGTTCCTCGCCAATTTCGGCGATATCTGGCCCTTCATCCTGGTCGGCTTCGGCGCGCAGATCATCGACGGCGCGCTGGGCATGGCCTATGGCGTGATTTCCAGCACGCTGCTGCTGACGCTGGGCGTGCCGCCCAGTCGCGCGTCGGCCAGCGTTCATGTCGCCGAAACCTTCACCACCGGCGTATCGGCGATCAGCCATATCCTGCATCGCAATGTCGACTGGAAGCTATTCGCAAAGCTCATCATTCCCGGCGTCATCGGCGGCGTGACCGGTGCCTATGTCCTGTCCAACATCGACGGCGCGGTCATCAAGCCCTTCGTCCAGGCCTATCTCGCCGCGATCGGCGTCTATCTCATCTGGCGCGGCTTTCACCTGCCGCCCAAGCCGCGCGATCCCAAATGGGTCGGGCCGCTGGGCCTGGTCGGCGGCTTCATGGACGCCAGCGGCGGCGGCGGCTGGGGACCGATCGTGACATCGAACCTGCTGATCCAGGGGTCCAGCCCGCGCCACACGATCGGCACGGTCAACACGGTCGAATTCATCCTGACCACCGCGATCAGCCTCACTTTCCTGTTCCATCTGGGCTGGCAGACCTTCACCACCTATACGGTGGGCCTGCTGGTCGGCGGGGTGGTGGCGGCGCCCTTCGGCGCGATGCTAGCCCGCCATGTCGCGCCGCGCATCCTGTTCACCGCCGTCGGCATCATCCTGACGCTCACATCGCTGTTCGGGGTGGCCAAATATCTTGGATATATCGGCTGA
- a CDS encoding hydrogen peroxide-inducible genes activator gives MSSYLPTLKQLQYLVALKEQGHFGKAADSCFVTQSTLSAGIRELESLIGVTLVERTRRVVRFTALGDRIVEKAHRVLREAEELAAIAEASGKPLTGELRMSVIPTIAPFLLPRLLPRLRAERPELKLYLREETSQAAIESLRHGNVDCVLLALPFPMGELDSEILFQDRLYVAFPQDEPSNPPEWIKPGMIDESKLLLLEDGHCLKDHALAACNRPDLRASATMMGTSLHTLIQMVDNGLGVTMIPEMAIAGGILEHTRITARPLQSERAWRDIALVWRRNSPREKEFRMLAEILRDAAAISCRLPEAA, from the coding sequence ATGTCCAGTTACCTGCCGACGCTGAAACAGCTTCAATATCTGGTGGCGCTGAAGGAACAGGGTCATTTCGGCAAGGCAGCCGACAGTTGTTTCGTGACCCAGTCGACCCTGTCGGCGGGCATCCGCGAACTGGAATCGCTGATCGGGGTGACGCTGGTGGAGCGGACACGGCGGGTGGTGCGCTTCACCGCGCTGGGCGACCGCATCGTGGAAAAGGCCCATCGCGTGCTGCGCGAGGCGGAGGAACTGGCGGCGATCGCCGAGGCTTCGGGCAAGCCGCTGACCGGCGAATTGCGGATGAGCGTGATCCCGACCATCGCCCCCTTCCTGCTGCCGCGCCTGTTGCCCCGGCTGCGCGCCGAGCGGCCGGAACTGAAACTCTATCTGCGCGAGGAGACGAGCCAGGCCGCGATCGAATCGCTGCGCCACGGCAATGTCGATTGCGTGCTGCTGGCGCTGCCCTTCCCGATGGGCGAGCTGGACAGCGAAATATTGTTTCAGGACCGGCTCTATGTCGCCTTCCCGCAGGACGAACCCAGCAACCCGCCCGAATGGATCAAGCCCGGCATGATCGATGAAAGCAAACTGTTGCTGCTGGAGGACGGCCATTGCCTGAAGGATCATGCGCTCGCCGCATGCAACCGGCCCGACTTGCGGGCGAGCGCGACGATGATGGGCACGTCGCTGCACACGCTGATCCAGATGGTCGACAATGGGCTGGGCGTCACCATGATCCCGGAAATGGCGATCGCGGGCGGGATTTTGGAGCATACGCGGATCACGGCGCGGCCATTACAGTCCGAGCGCGCCTGGCGCGACATCGCGCTGGTGTGGCGCCGGAACAGCCCGCGCGAGAAGGAATTCAGGATGCTGGCGGAGATATTGCGGGACGCGGCGGCGATCAGTTGCCGGTTGCCGGAGGCGGCTTAA
- a CDS encoding molybdenum cofactor biosynthesis protein MoaE, whose protein sequence is MKRIAIQSADFDVAAELAALEALGGGGVASFTGVVRGEGGLIALELEHYPAMTQAQVDRIVTDALARWPLLGVSVIHRFGRLEPGARIVFVGTASRHRTAALESCAFLIDWLKSQAPFWKKEHFADGATAWVEARAEDDAKAQGWTA, encoded by the coding sequence ATGAAGCGGATCGCGATCCAGAGCGCGGATTTCGATGTCGCGGCCGAACTTGCCGCGCTGGAGGCGCTGGGCGGCGGCGGAGTGGCGAGCTTTACCGGCGTGGTGCGGGGGGAAGGCGGCCTGATCGCGCTGGAGCTGGAACATTATCCGGCGATGACGCAGGCGCAGGTCGATCGCATCGTGACGGACGCGCTGGCCCGCTGGCCACTGCTGGGCGTCAGCGTCATTCATCGTTTCGGCCGGCTGGAGCCGGGCGCGCGTATCGTATTCGTCGGCACCGCGTCCCGCCATCGCACCGCCGCGCTGGAAAGCTGCGCCTTCCTGATCGACTGGCTGAAATCCCAGGCGCCCTTCTGGAAGAAGGAGCATTTCGCCGATGGCGCGACCGCATGGGTCGAGGCCCGCGCAGAGGATGACGCCAAGGCGCAGGGGTGGACGGCTTAA
- a CDS encoding MoaD/ThiS family protein, with translation MLTLVYFAWVREGVGRDEERVDSPPPAMSIADLIATLAARGGGYAQALGDPVKLRAALDQHFVPLDTPIGTAKELALFPPVTGG, from the coding sequence ATGCTGACGCTTGTCTATTTCGCCTGGGTGCGTGAGGGCGTCGGCCGCGATGAGGAGCGGGTCGACAGCCCGCCCCCGGCCATGAGCATCGCCGATCTGATCGCCACGCTCGCTGCGCGCGGCGGCGGCTATGCGCAGGCGCTGGGCGATCCCGTGAAGCTGCGCGCCGCGCTCGACCAGCATTTCGTTCCCCTCGACACGCCGATCGGGACAGCGAAGGAACTCGCGCTCTTCCCCCCGGTGACGGGCGGATGA